A region from the Hypericibacter adhaerens genome encodes:
- the ftsH gene encoding ATP-dependent zinc metalloprotease FtsH — MNLTKNFALWIIIALLLIALFNLFDGTTNRGPQSDIAYSEFLTEVANGRIADVTIQGQTISGHFSGDGRAFQTYAPNDPNLVSDLTNKGVKITAAPIDEGVHPLLQILISWFPMLLLVGVWIFFMRQMQAGGGKAMGFGKSRARLLTEKVGRVTFEDVAGIDEAKLELQEVVEFLKDPQKFQRLGGKIPKGVLLVGPPGTGKTLLARAIAGEANVPFFTISGSDFVEMFVGVGASRVRDMFEQGKKNAPCIIFIDEIDAVGRHRGAGLGGGNDEREQTLNQLLVEMDGFEANEGVILIAATNRPDVLDPALLRPGRFDRQVVVPNPDILGREQILKVHMRKVPLAPDVDPRTIARGTPGFSGADLSNLVNEAALLAARRSKRVVTMAEFEAAKDKVMMGAERRSMVMTEKDKEETAYHEAGHALVGLFVPGNDPLHKVTIIPRGRALGVTMNLPETDRYSLKFREIVAKLAMMFGGRMAEELIYGPENVSTGASNDIQQATNLARRMVTEWGMSEKLGRLRYVDNQEEVFLGHSVTRSQTISGATAKLIDEEIRRIIEEAELKARTILSEHIEDLHRIAKALLEYETLSGDEVKALLRGEPIRVGGEDSSGPVPPRSSVPTSGTPARGDSGRPRPGFEPEPQPGA, encoded by the coding sequence TTGAATCTCACGAAAAACTTCGCGCTTTGGATCATCATTGCGCTGCTCCTGATCGCGCTCTTCAACCTGTTCGATGGCACGACCAATCGCGGGCCTCAGAGCGATATCGCCTATTCGGAATTCCTGACCGAGGTGGCCAACGGCCGGATCGCGGATGTGACGATCCAGGGCCAGACCATTTCCGGGCATTTCTCGGGCGATGGCCGCGCCTTCCAGACCTATGCGCCGAACGATCCGAACCTGGTGTCGGACCTCACCAATAAGGGCGTGAAGATCACGGCCGCGCCGATCGACGAGGGCGTGCACCCGCTGCTCCAGATCCTGATTTCCTGGTTCCCGATGCTGCTGCTGGTCGGCGTCTGGATCTTCTTCATGCGCCAGATGCAGGCGGGCGGCGGCAAGGCCATGGGCTTCGGCAAGTCGCGCGCGCGCCTCCTGACCGAGAAGGTCGGCCGCGTCACCTTCGAGGACGTCGCCGGCATCGACGAGGCCAAGCTCGAGCTGCAGGAAGTCGTGGAGTTCCTCAAGGACCCGCAGAAGTTCCAGCGCCTGGGCGGCAAGATTCCGAAAGGCGTGCTGCTGGTGGGTCCCCCGGGCACCGGCAAGACGCTGCTCGCCCGCGCCATCGCCGGCGAGGCCAACGTCCCCTTCTTCACGATCTCGGGCTCCGACTTCGTCGAGATGTTCGTGGGCGTGGGTGCCTCCCGCGTGCGCGACATGTTCGAGCAGGGCAAGAAGAACGCGCCCTGCATCATCTTCATCGACGAGATCGACGCGGTCGGCCGCCATCGCGGCGCCGGCCTCGGCGGCGGCAATGACGAGCGCGAGCAGACCCTGAACCAGCTGCTGGTCGAGATGGACGGCTTCGAGGCGAACGAGGGCGTGATCCTCATCGCCGCGACCAACCGCCCGGACGTGCTCGACCCGGCGCTGCTGCGCCCGGGCCGCTTCGACCGCCAGGTCGTGGTGCCGAACCCGGACATCCTGGGCCGCGAGCAGATCCTGAAAGTCCATATGCGCAAGGTGCCGCTGGCGCCCGACGTCGATCCGCGCACGATCGCGCGCGGCACGCCGGGCTTCTCCGGCGCCGACCTCTCGAACCTGGTGAACGAGGCGGCGCTCTTGGCCGCCCGGCGCTCCAAGCGCGTCGTCACCATGGCCGAGTTCGAGGCCGCCAAGGACAAGGTCATGATGGGCGCGGAACGCCGCTCCATGGTCATGACCGAGAAGGACAAGGAAGAGACCGCCTATCACGAGGCCGGCCACGCGCTGGTGGGCCTGTTCGTGCCGGGCAACGATCCCCTGCATAAGGTGACGATCATCCCGCGCGGCCGCGCGCTCGGCGTGACGATGAACCTGCCCGAGACCGACCGCTACAGCCTCAAGTTCCGCGAGATCGTGGCGAAGCTCGCCATGATGTTCGGCGGCCGCATGGCCGAGGAGCTGATCTACGGGCCCGAGAACGTCTCGACCGGCGCCAGCAACGACATCCAGCAGGCGACCAATCTGGCCCGCCGGATGGTGACGGAATGGGGCATGAGCGAGAAGCTCGGCCGGCTGCGCTATGTCGACAACCAGGAAGAGGTCTTCCTGGGCCATTCGGTCACGCGCAGCCAGACCATCTCCGGCGCCACCGCCAAGCTGATCGACGAGGAGATCCGTCGCATCATCGAGGAGGCGGAGCTCAAGGCGCGCACCATCCTCTCGGAACATATCGAGGATCTGCATCGGATCGCGAAGGCGCTCCTCGAGTACGAGACGCTGAGTGGCGACGAGGTGAAGGCGCTCTTGCGCGGTGAGCCGATCCGCGTCGGCGGCGAGGACAGCTCCGGCCCCGTGCCGCCGCGTTCCTCGGTGCCCACCAGCGGCACGCCGGCCCGTGGCGACAGCGGCCGTCCGCGGCCCGGCTTCGAGCCCGAGCCCCAGCCCGGCGCCTGA
- the tilS gene encoding tRNA lysidine(34) synthetase TilS, with protein MRALGPFERAPELAVAVSGGSDSLALTLLAARWAEAHGGRIVAITVDHGLRPEAAAEARQVKRWLGERGVRHVTLRWRGPKPVNGLPAAARRARYALLADYCRRHALLHLLLAHQAEDLAETFLIRLGHGSGLVGLAAMAPVAEFDGVRLLRPLLGVGRAALRATLRAESQGWIEDPTNQDMSFERARLRARLPQLQAQGIDGAEAAATARALGRARARLEDRIAALFAHVRLDPAGEARFPRALILDQPRPLALQALAWLLQTVGSQDYPPRGEALERLLAWIQAGPGRGRTLAGCRIQAANGWLRVWPEGQEMPGGRAARQGGRNPRPIRWLPRRPLIPGRFAVV; from the coding sequence ATGCGGGCGCTGGGCCCGTTCGAGCGGGCGCCCGAGCTCGCCGTCGCCGTTTCCGGCGGCTCGGACAGCCTGGCGCTGACGCTGCTCGCCGCCCGCTGGGCCGAGGCGCATGGCGGCCGGATCGTTGCCATCACCGTCGATCACGGGCTGCGGCCCGAGGCGGCCGCGGAGGCGCGGCAGGTCAAGCGCTGGCTGGGCGAGCGCGGCGTCCGCCATGTCACCTTGCGCTGGCGCGGGCCCAAGCCCGTGAACGGCCTGCCGGCCGCGGCGCGCCGGGCGCGCTACGCGCTGCTTGCGGACTATTGCCGGCGCCATGCCCTGCTGCATCTGCTCCTGGCCCACCAGGCCGAGGATCTGGCCGAGACCTTCCTGATCCGTCTCGGCCATGGCAGCGGCCTGGTCGGACTCGCCGCCATGGCGCCGGTCGCGGAATTCGACGGCGTGCGGCTGCTGCGCCCTCTGCTCGGCGTCGGCCGCGCCGCGCTGCGTGCGACTTTGCGCGCCGAAAGCCAGGGCTGGATCGAGGATCCGACCAATCAGGACATGAGCTTCGAGCGCGCCCGCCTCAGGGCCCGATTGCCGCAATTGCAGGCGCAGGGCATCGACGGCGCCGAGGCCGCCGCCACCGCCCGCGCCCTGGGCCGCGCCCGCGCTCGTCTCGAGGACCGGATCGCCGCTCTCTTCGCCCATGTCCGTCTCGATCCCGCGGGCGAGGCCCGCTTCCCCCGCGCGCTGATCCTCGACCAGCCGCGGCCTCTGGCGCTCCAGGCGCTGGCCTGGCTGCTGCAGACCGTCGGATCGCAGGACTATCCGCCGCGCGGCGAGGCGCTGGAGCGGCTCCTGGCCTGGATCCAGGCGGGGCCGGGCCGCGGGCGCACGCTCGCCGGCTGCCGGATTCAGGCGGCCAACGGCTGGCTGAGAGTCTGGCCGGAAGGACAGGAAATGCCGGGCGGGCGGGCCGCGAGGCAAGGCGGCCGGAACCCGCGACCGATTCGCTGGCTGCCTCGCAGGCCTTTGATCCCGGGCCGGTTTGCGGTTGTTTAA
- the ybgF gene encoding tol-pal system protein YbgF: MQGFERVNDRKTASGSRAGAWVMAAGLMLAVPVLLQAPEARAQDSASVLAQQEVRIQQLEQQISDLTGKLEDANFQIKQLSDRLDRMQKDNEMRLSTLEHGGSALPPAGAGTGAAATAGATASSAPATQTATTTGGAATPPPQPSGSGILGTLTQSQMEAAQNSQPAPSTTAPAATQTATATAYDLPGATPQEQYEYAFGLLRTANYPEAEKAFSAFVQKNPTDVLAGNAQYWLGETYYVRGDYQKAAVAFAEGFQKYPNSGKAADNLLKLGMSLGEMGKKQDACTALSQLLAKYPGAPEDLLVRAKREKEHYGCA; this comes from the coding sequence ATGCAGGGGTTCGAAAGGGTGAACGACCGCAAGACAGCCTCCGGTTCCAGGGCCGGCGCCTGGGTTATGGCGGCCGGTCTGATGCTGGCGGTCCCGGTGCTGCTGCAGGCCCCGGAGGCTCGGGCTCAGGACAGCGCCTCCGTGCTCGCCCAGCAGGAGGTCCGCATCCAGCAGCTCGAGCAGCAGATCAGCGACCTCACCGGCAAGCTCGAGGATGCCAACTTCCAGATCAAGCAGCTCAGCGACCGCCTCGACCGGATGCAGAAGGACAACGAGATGCGCCTGTCGACGCTGGAGCATGGCGGCTCGGCCCTGCCGCCGGCGGGCGCCGGCACCGGTGCTGCGGCGACGGCCGGCGCCACCGCTTCCTCCGCGCCGGCGACGCAGACCGCGACGACGACCGGCGGTGCGGCGACCCCGCCGCCCCAGCCGAGCGGCTCCGGCATCCTGGGAACCCTGACCCAGAGCCAGATGGAAGCCGCGCAGAACAGCCAGCCGGCCCCCTCGACGACGGCGCCGGCGGCGACCCAGACCGCCACGGCGACGGCCTACGACCTGCCCGGCGCCACGCCGCAGGAACAGTACGAATATGCGTTCGGCCTGCTGCGCACCGCCAACTATCCCGAGGCCGAGAAGGCCTTCAGCGCCTTCGTGCAGAAGAACCCGACCGACGTGCTCGCCGGCAATGCGCAATACTGGCTGGGCGAGACCTATTACGTGCGCGGCGACTATCAGAAAGCCGCCGTCGCCTTCGCCGAGGGCTTCCAGAAATACCCCAACAGCGGCAAGGCGGCCGACAACCTGCTGAAGCTCGGCATGTCGCTGGGCGAGATGGGCAAGAAGCAGGATGCCTGCACCGCGCTGTCGCAGCTCCTCGCCAAATATCCGGGCGCGCCGGAGGACCTCCTGGTCCGCGCCAAGCGCGAGAAGGAACATTACGGCTGCGCCTGA
- the pal gene encoding peptidoglycan-associated lipoprotein Pal gives MKFKILTAAAAALLLAACSSTPEQSSATDGSSTTGTSTTNSATANTVTPGTLQDFVQNVGDRVFFSYDRYDLTPEAQATLQKQAAWLKSYPQATVVVEGHCDERGTREYNLALGERRAASVANYLVALGIDANRIQTISYGKERPAVDGHDETAWAQNRRGVTVPNVQ, from the coding sequence ATGAAGTTCAAGATTCTGACGGCGGCTGCCGCAGCTCTGCTGCTGGCCGCCTGCTCCTCGACTCCCGAGCAGAGCTCGGCGACGGATGGCAGCAGCACGACGGGCACCTCGACCACGAACTCGGCCACCGCGAACACGGTGACGCCGGGCACGTTGCAGGACTTCGTGCAGAATGTCGGCGACCGCGTGTTCTTTAGCTATGACCGCTACGACCTGACGCCCGAGGCGCAGGCCACCCTGCAGAAGCAGGCCGCCTGGCTGAAGTCCTACCCGCAGGCGACGGTTGTGGTCGAGGGTCACTGCGACGAGCGCGGCACCCGCGAATACAACCTGGCGCTCGGCGAGCGCCGCGCGGCCTCGGTCGCGAACTACCTGGTCGCGCTCGGCATCGACGCGAACCGGATCCAGACCATCAGCTACGGCAAGGAGCGCCCGGCGGTGGATGGTCATGACGAGACCGCCTGGGCCCAGAACCGCCGCGGCGTGACGGTTCCGAACGTCCAGTAA
- the tolB gene encoding Tol-Pal system beta propeller repeat protein TolB: MNPLFKLGRHAALTILLLAIAAGIAVTRASAQEGLRIDITQGTMKPMPIAVTDLYGANPNDQTTGANISRVIAADLERSGLFKPIDAKAFIQTPESLRVQPRFGDWRVINAQALVSGGAETQADGRLRVEFRLWDVYGEQQMTGLAYFTQPENWRRVAHIIADAIYKRLTGEDGYFDSRIVYVAESGPYDRRVKRLAIMDQDGENHRYLTDGSYIVLTPRFSPSTQEITYLSYYNNRPRVYLFNIDTGQQEVLGDFPGMTFAPRFAPDGNRVIMSMAQNGNTEIYTMDLRTRKVTRLTNNPAIDTSPSYAPDGSMITFNSDRGGSQQIYTMNADGSNVQRISHGQGKYGTPVWSPRGDLIAFTRISGGTFYIGVMRPDGSGERMLTQGYLVEGPTWSPNGRVLSFFRESEQGQPKLYTIDLTGTNERQLITPLDASDPAWSPLIP, translated from the coding sequence ATGAATCCGCTCTTTAAGCTCGGCCGGCACGCGGCCTTGACGATCCTCCTGCTCGCGATCGCGGCTGGAATCGCGGTCACGCGCGCCTCGGCGCAGGAAGGCCTGCGGATCGACATCACGCAGGGCACGATGAAGCCGATGCCGATCGCCGTGACCGATCTCTACGGCGCCAACCCGAACGACCAGACCACGGGCGCCAACATCTCGCGCGTGATCGCGGCCGATCTCGAACGCTCGGGCCTGTTCAAGCCGATCGATGCGAAGGCCTTCATCCAGACGCCGGAATCGCTCCGGGTGCAGCCGCGCTTCGGCGACTGGCGCGTGATCAACGCGCAGGCGCTGGTCTCGGGCGGCGCCGAGACGCAGGCCGACGGCAGGCTCCGGGTCGAGTTCCGCCTCTGGGACGTCTATGGCGAGCAGCAGATGACGGGCCTCGCCTATTTCACCCAGCCCGAGAACTGGCGTCGCGTCGCCCATATCATCGCCGACGCGATCTACAAGCGGCTCACCGGCGAGGACGGCTATTTCGATTCCCGCATCGTCTATGTCGCGGAATCGGGTCCCTACGACCGGCGCGTGAAGCGGCTCGCGATCATGGACCAGGACGGCGAGAACCATCGTTACCTCACCGACGGCAGCTACATCGTGCTGACGCCGCGCTTCTCGCCCTCGACGCAGGAGATCACCTATCTCTCCTACTACAACAACCGGCCGCGCGTTTATCTCTTCAACATCGACACCGGCCAGCAGGAGGTGCTCGGCGACTTCCCGGGCATGACCTTCGCGCCGCGCTTCGCGCCCGACGGCAATCGCGTCATCATGAGCATGGCGCAGAACGGCAACACCGAGATCTACACGATGGATCTGCGCACGCGGAAGGTGACGCGGCTCACCAACAACCCCGCGATCGACACCTCGCCGAGCTACGCGCCCGACGGCAGCATGATCACCTTCAACTCCGACCGCGGCGGCTCGCAGCAGATCTACACGATGAACGCCGACGGCTCGAACGTGCAGCGCATCAGCCACGGCCAGGGCAAATACGGCACGCCGGTCTGGTCGCCGCGAGGCGATCTCATCGCCTTCACCCGGATTTCGGGCGGCACCTTCTATATCGGCGTGATGCGTCCCGACGGTTCGGGAGAGCGCATGTTGACGCAGGGGTACCTGGTCGAGGGGCCGACCTGGTCTCCCAACGGACGCGTGCTCTCCTTCTTCCGGGAGTCCGAGCAGGGGCAGCCCAAGCTCTATACGATTGATCTGACTGGCACGAACGAGCGCCAGCTCATCACCCCGCTGGACGCCTCCGACCCCGCCTGGTCACCGCTGATTCCTTGA
- a CDS encoding energy transducer TonB: MAIDRSMRRGALLSVAFHAAILAAIYFGLPDWIEPEEIPTPVPVQLATIADITTPPKQEQPNPTPTPVEKPKPPEPEPTPPPPQPQAETPPPEPPPPTPPEPEPEPAPPPPEPVPDETMPEPKPAEEQPVQEPEPPKILPQQKPKPPQQKPAEQPKPQEDALASLLKNVEKLKEEPDQTQTQPQPTQQPAQPQPQQNLSDAPLTISEIDEIRRQLAQCWNIPAGARDAENLAVEIRVMFNPDGSVARAEIVDTSRMASDTFYRTAAESAYRAVLTCSPLQRMPVKKYNTWKIVTLNFDPKEMLGQ, translated from the coding sequence TTGGCAATTGACCGTTCCATGAGGCGCGGCGCGCTTCTGAGCGTGGCGTTCCACGCCGCCATTCTGGCGGCGATCTATTTTGGCTTGCCCGACTGGATCGAGCCTGAGGAGATTCCCACACCCGTGCCGGTGCAGCTCGCCACCATCGCGGATATCACCACGCCGCCCAAGCAGGAGCAGCCCAACCCGACCCCGACGCCGGTCGAGAAGCCGAAACCGCCGGAGCCCGAGCCCACGCCCCCGCCGCCGCAACCCCAGGCGGAGACGCCGCCGCCCGAGCCGCCGCCGCCGACCCCGCCGGAACCCGAGCCCGAGCCGGCACCGCCGCCGCCCGAGCCGGTGCCGGACGAGACGATGCCCGAGCCCAAGCCGGCCGAAGAGCAGCCGGTGCAGGAACCCGAGCCGCCGAAGATCCTGCCGCAGCAGAAGCCCAAGCCGCCGCAGCAGAAGCCGGCCGAACAGCCCAAGCCGCAGGAGGATGCGCTGGCCTCGCTCCTGAAGAACGTGGAGAAGCTCAAGGAGGAGCCCGACCAGACGCAGACGCAACCGCAGCCGACGCAGCAGCCGGCCCAGCCGCAGCCGCAGCAGAACCTGTCGGACGCGCCGCTGACGATCAGCGAGATCGACGAGATCAGGCGTCAGCTCGCGCAATGCTGGAACATTCCGGCCGGCGCGCGCGACGCGGAGAATCTCGCGGTCGAGATCCGGGTCATGTTCAACCCGGACGGCTCGGTTGCGCGCGCGGAGATCGTCGACACCTCGCGCATGGCCTCCGACACCTTTTATCGAACTGCCGCGGAAAGTGCCTATCGTGCCGTGCTGACCTGCAGCCCGCTGCAGCGGATGCCCGTGAAGAAATACAACACCTGGAAGATTGTGACGCTGAACTTCGATCCCAAGGAGATGTTGGGCCAATGA
- the tolR gene encoding protein TolR produces MAGAIVAAPKRRSRRRGGGRGGSWRPMAEINVTPMVDVMLVLLVIFMITAPLLTSGIPVNLPQTKAEALSEPTEPLVVTVNGEGKIYLQETEVPMESLVARLQAITANKPDTKIYVRGDKAINYGRVMEVMGLVKSAGFTQVALIVEQPAETQTGTQIGN; encoded by the coding sequence ATGGCCGGCGCGATTGTCGCCGCCCCGAAGCGGCGCTCGCGCCGTCGCGGCGGTGGCCGCGGCGGAAGCTGGCGGCCGATGGCGGAGATCAACGTGACGCCGATGGTCGACGTCATGCTGGTGCTGCTGGTGATCTTCATGATCACGGCGCCGCTGCTCACCTCCGGCATCCCGGTCAACCTGCCGCAGACCAAGGCCGAAGCGCTCAGCGAGCCGACCGAGCCCCTGGTCGTCACGGTGAATGGCGAGGGCAAGATCTACCTGCAAGAGACCGAGGTGCCGATGGAATCGCTGGTGGCGCGGCTCCAGGCGATCACCGCCAACAAGCCCGACACCAAGATCTATGTGCGCGGCGACAAGGCCATCAATTACGGCCGCGTGATGGAGGTGATGGGGCTGGTGAAGAGCGCAGGCTTCACCCAGGTGGCCCTCATCGTCGAGCAGCCGGCCGAGACCCAGACGGGAACGCAGATTGGCAATTGA
- the tolQ gene encoding protein TolQ — MENAAVDAANLAGSAPPADLTIIGLFMQADIIVKVVILILLLASFWTWAIIFDKVIRIRRLTGQADKFEESFWSGGSLEELFDRISNRPPDPMSAIFVAAMREWRRSAAKGLLGTDQLRTSLQDRIERVMDITLGREMEQLERHLIYLASVGSSAPFIGLFGTVWGIMNSFASIAAAKNTTLAVVAPGIAEALFATALGLVAAIPAVLAYNKLSGDISRYGHRLEAFSGEFGAILSRQLEEKR, encoded by the coding sequence ATGGAGAACGCCGCTGTTGATGCCGCCAACCTAGCCGGTTCGGCGCCGCCCGCCGATCTGACGATCATCGGCCTGTTCATGCAGGCCGACATCATCGTCAAGGTCGTGATCCTGATCCTGCTGCTGGCCTCCTTCTGGACCTGGGCCATCATCTTCGACAAGGTGATCCGCATCCGTAGGCTCACCGGCCAGGCCGACAAGTTCGAGGAATCCTTCTGGTCCGGCGGCTCGCTCGAGGAGCTGTTCGACCGCATCTCGAACCGCCCGCCCGATCCGATGTCGGCGATCTTCGTCGCCGCCATGCGCGAGTGGCGCCGTTCCGCGGCAAAGGGCCTGCTCGGCACCGACCAGCTCCGCACCAGCCTCCAGGACCGCATCGAGCGCGTCATGGACATCACGCTGGGCCGCGAGATGGAGCAACTCGAGCGCCATCTGATCTATCTCGCCTCGGTCGGCTCCTCCGCCCCCTTCATCGGCCTGTTCGGCACGGTCTGGGGCATCATGAACAGCTTCGCCTCGATCGCGGCGGCGAAGAACACCACGCTGGCCGTGGTGGCGCCCGGCATCGCCGAGGCGCTGTTCGCGACGGCCCTGGGCCTCGTGGCCGCGATCCCCGCCGTGCTCGCCTACAACAAGCTTTCGGGCGACATCAGCCGCTACGGCCACCGCCTCGAGGCCTTCTCGGGCGAGTTCGGCGCGATCCTGTCCCGCCAGCTCGAGGAGAAGCGCTAG
- the ybgC gene encoding tol-pal system-associated acyl-CoA thioesterase, with protein sequence MIEREASGAAIHRWPIRVYYEDTDAGGIVYYANYLKFAERARTEMMRELGTSHSEMTRTEELSFAVARCEVDYLKSARLDDLLEVRTRVVEVGGATLDALQVIRRNEDDVARLKVRLACLNRDGRPKRIPAVVRAALARFQQSEKRVD encoded by the coding sequence TTGATTGAGCGCGAAGCCTCCGGCGCCGCCATCCATCGCTGGCCGATCCGCGTCTATTACGAGGACACGGATGCCGGCGGGATCGTCTATTACGCCAACTATCTGAAATTCGCCGAGCGCGCGCGCACCGAGATGATGCGCGAGCTCGGCACCAGCCATTCCGAGATGACCCGGACCGAAGAGCTGAGCTTTGCCGTGGCGCGCTGCGAGGTGGACTACCTCAAGTCGGCGCGGCTCGACGATCTGCTCGAGGTCCGGACCCGTGTTGTCGAGGTGGGGGGAGCCACGCTCGATGCCCTTCAGGTGATCCGCCGCAACGAGGACGACGTCGCACGCCTCAAGGTCCGGCTCGCCTGCCTCAACCGCGACGGCCGGCCGAAGCGGATTCCCGCCGTGGTGCGTGCCGCGCTTGCCCGTTTCCAGCAATCCGAAAAGCGAGTCGATTAG
- the ruvB gene encoding Holliday junction branch migration DNA helicase RuvB, with protein sequence MSETRVIQPERRGEDQAESSLRPLTLDEFVGQKQLRENLRIFITAARGRAEALDHVLLFGPPGLGKTTLAQIVARELGVGFRATSGPVIARAGDLAALLTNLQPRDVLFIDEIHRLNPAVEEILYPAMEDQQLDLIIGEGPAARSVRIDLPPFTLVGATTRSGLITTPLRERFGIPLRLQFYAADELEAIVRRGAGLLGMNLTPKGAAEIARRARGTPRIAGRLLRRVRDFAAVAGRDEVDEKAADAALNRLEVDGLGLDSMDRRYLRCIAENYAGGPVGVETLAAALSEQRDVIEEVIEPFLIQRGLLQRTPRGRMLTGNGYRHLGLPEPERSGQLDLIQPVDPTEVPVD encoded by the coding sequence TTGAGCGAGACGCGCGTCATCCAGCCGGAGCGCCGCGGCGAGGACCAGGCCGAATCGAGCCTCCGGCCGCTGACGCTCGACGAGTTCGTCGGGCAGAAGCAGTTGCGCGAGAACCTGCGCATCTTCATCACGGCGGCACGCGGCCGCGCCGAGGCGCTCGACCATGTGCTGCTGTTCGGGCCGCCGGGCCTGGGCAAGACCACGCTGGCGCAGATCGTGGCGCGCGAGCTGGGCGTGGGATTCCGTGCGACCTCGGGTCCCGTGATCGCGCGCGCGGGCGATCTCGCGGCACTCCTCACCAACCTGCAGCCGCGCGACGTGCTCTTCATCGACGAGATCCATCGCCTCAACCCCGCGGTCGAGGAGATCCTCTATCCGGCGATGGAGGATCAGCAGCTCGATCTCATCATCGGCGAGGGACCGGCCGCGCGCTCGGTCCGGATCGACCTGCCGCCCTTCACGCTGGTGGGCGCCACCACGCGCTCCGGCCTCATCACCACGCCCTTGCGCGAGCGCTTCGGCATTCCGCTGCGGCTGCAGTTCTATGCGGCCGACGAGCTCGAGGCGATCGTGCGCCGCGGTGCCGGGCTCCTCGGCATGAACCTGACGCCTAAGGGTGCGGCCGAGATCGCGCGGCGCGCGCGCGGCACGCCGCGCATCGCCGGGCGCCTGCTCAGGCGGGTGCGCGATTTCGCGGCGGTGGCGGGACGCGACGAGGTCGACGAGAAGGCGGCCGACGCCGCGCTCAACCGGCTCGAGGTGGACGGGCTGGGGCTCGATTCCATGGACCGGCGCTATCTGCGCTGCATCGCCGAGAACTATGCGGGCGGGCCGGTGGGCGTCGAGACGCTGGCGGCGGCACTCTCCGAACAGCGCGACGTGATCGAGGAGGTGATCGAGCCCTTCCTGATCCAGCGCGGCCTCCTTCAGCGCACCCCGCGCGGGCGCATGCTGACCGGCAACGGCTACCGTCATCTGGGCTTGCCGGAGCCGGAGCGCAGCGGCCAGCTCGATCTGATCCAGCCGGTCGACCCGACGGAGGTTCCGGTTGATTGA
- the ruvA gene encoding Holliday junction branch migration protein RuvA — MIAKLSGLVDQVGGDSAVIDVNGVGYLVFASSRTLGGLARTGERASLLIETHVREDHIHLYGFATAAERDWFRLLTTVQGVGAKVGLSLLSALSPEELLQAVLAQDKTALTRAGGVGPKLAQRIVTELKDKAGGIALGTPLAGLASAAAETEAPGPMADAVSALVNLGYRPQEALGAVSSAARALGAKASAEALIRAGLKELSH; from the coding sequence ATGATCGCCAAGCTCAGCGGCCTGGTCGATCAGGTCGGCGGCGACAGCGCCGTGATCGACGTCAACGGCGTGGGCTATCTCGTCTTCGCCTCGAGCCGCACGCTGGGCGGCCTCGCGCGCACCGGCGAGCGCGCGAGCCTCCTGATCGAGACCCATGTGCGCGAGGACCATATCCATCTCTACGGCTTCGCGACGGCGGCCGAGCGCGACTGGTTCCGTCTGCTGACGACGGTGCAGGGCGTGGGCGCCAAGGTCGGGCTCTCCCTTCTGAGCGCGCTGTCGCCGGAGGAGCTGCTGCAGGCGGTGCTGGCGCAGGACAAGACCGCGCTCACCCGCGCCGGCGGCGTCGGCCCGAAGCTGGCGCAGCGCATCGTGACCGAGCTCAAGGACAAGGCGGGCGGCATCGCGCTCGGTACGCCTTTGGCGGGCCTCGCCAGTGCCGCCGCCGAGACGGAGGCCCCCGGCCCCATGGCTGACGCCGTGTCGGCCCTGGTCAATCTCGGCTACCGCCCGCAGGAGGCGCTGGGCGCCGTCTCCAGCGCGGCGCGCGCGCTGGGCGCCAAGGCCTCGGCCGAGGCGCTGATCCGCGCCGGGCTTAAGGAGCTCAGCCATTGA
- the ruvC gene encoding crossover junction endodeoxyribonuclease RuvC — translation MRHTGWGVIEVRGNRLSHVADGAVHSDGARPMAERLVQLHEGLTQIIDRYRPDAAAVEETFVNKNASSTLKLGLARGVALLVPALAGIPVAEYSTNLVKKSVVGAGHAEKQQIQRMVKLLLPGCLIESPDAADALAVAICHAHHANTLDRWQAPVAAEARR, via the coding sequence TTGCGCCATACCGGCTGGGGCGTGATCGAGGTGCGGGGCAACCGCCTCTCGCATGTCGCCGACGGCGCCGTCCATTCGGACGGCGCCCGGCCGATGGCGGAGCGCCTGGTGCAGCTCCATGAGGGACTGACGCAGATCATCGATCGCTACCGGCCCGACGCCGCCGCGGTCGAGGAGACGTTCGTCAACAAGAACGCGAGCTCGACCTTGAAGCTCGGATTGGCGCGCGGCGTGGCGCTGCTGGTGCCGGCGCTGGCCGGCATCCCGGTCGCCGAATATTCCACCAACCTCGTCAAGAAGTCGGTGGTGGGCGCGGGCCATGCCGAGAAGCAGCAGATCCAGCGCATGGTGAAGCTCTTGCTGCCGGGCTGCCTGATCGAAAGCCCCGACGCGGCCGACGCGCTGGCGGTGGCCATCTGCCATGCCCATCACGCCAACACGCTCGATCGCTGGCAGGCACCCGTCGCGGCGGAGGCGCGCCGATGA